A window of Rhinolophus ferrumequinum isolate MPI-CBG mRhiFer1 chromosome X, mRhiFer1_v1.p, whole genome shotgun sequence contains these coding sequences:
- the GPM6B gene encoding neuronal membrane glycoprotein M6-b isoform X2 has product MKPTMETAAEENTEQSQERKVNSRAEMEIGRYHWMYPGSKNHQYHPVPTQGDRASPLSSPGCFECCIKCLGGVPYASLVATILCFSGVALFCGCGHVALAGTVAILEQHFSTNTSDHASLSDVIQLMQYVIYGIASFFFLYGIILLAEGFYTTSAVKELHGEFKTTACGRCISGMFVFLTYVLGVAWLGVFGFSAVPVFMYYNIWSTCEVIKSPQTNGTAGVEQICVDIRQYGIIPWNAFPGKICGSALENICNTNEFYMSYHLFIVACAGAGATVIALLIYMMATTYNYAVLKFKSREDCCTKF; this is encoded by the exons ATGAAGCCAACCATGGAAACTGCAGCCGAGGAAAATACTGAACAAAGCCAAGAGAGAAAAG TGAACAGCAGAGCTGAAATGGAAATTGGCAGGTACCACTGGATGTACCCAGGCTCAAAGAACCACCAGTACCATCCCGTGCCAACCCAGGGGGACAGGGCTAGCCCCTTGAGCAGTCCAG GCTGCTTCGAATGTTGCATCAAGTGTCTGGGAGGAGTCCCCTATGCGTCTCTGGTGGCCACCATCCTCTGCTTCTCCGGAGTCGCCTTGTTCTGTGGTTGTGGGCACGTGGCTCTCGCGGGCACCGTGGCGATTCTTGAGCAACACTTCTCTACCAACACCAGTGACCACGCCTCGCTGAGCGACGT AATCCAGCTGATGCAGTATGTCATCTATGGAATTGCGTCCTTTTTCTTCCTGTATGGGATCATTCTGTTGGCAGAAGGCTTTTACACCACGAGCGCAGTGAAAGAGCTGCACGGGGAATTTAAAACCACCGCCTGTGGCCGATGCATCAGTGGAATG TTTGTCTTCCTGACCTATGTGCTGGGAGTGGCCTGGCTGGGCGTATTTGGTTTCTCTGCCGTGCCCGTGTTTATGTACTACAACATATGGTCAACTTGTGAAGTCATCAAGTCACCCCAGACCAACGGGACAGCCGGTGTGGAGCAGATCTGCGTGGATATCCGACAATACG GTATCATTCCTTGGAATGCTTTCCCAGGAAAAATATGTGGCTCTGCCCTAGAGAACATCTGCAACACAAATGAG TTCTACATGTCCTATCACCTGTTCATTGTGGCTTGTGCAGGAGCTGGTGCCACCGTCATTGCCCTG CTGATCTACATGATGGCTACCACTTATAACTATGCGGTTTTGAAGTTTAAGAGTCGGGAAGATTGCTGCACTAAATTCTAA
- the GPM6B gene encoding neuronal membrane glycoprotein M6-b isoform X3, translating to MKPTMETAAEENTEQSQERKGCFECCIKCLGGVPYASLVATILCFSGVALFCGCGHVALAGTVAILEQHFSTNTSDHASLSDVIQLMQYVIYGIASFFFLYGIILLAEGFYTTSAVKELHGEFKTTACGRCISGMFVFLTYVLGVAWLGVFGFSAVPVFMYYNIWSTCEVIKSPQTNGTAGVEQICVDIRQYGIIPWNAFPGKICGSALENICNTNEFYMSYHLFIVACAGAGATVIALLIYMMATTYNYAVLKFKSREDCCTKF from the exons ATGAAGCCAACCATGGAAACTGCAGCCGAGGAAAATACTGAACAAAGCCAAGAGAGAAAAG GCTGCTTCGAATGTTGCATCAAGTGTCTGGGAGGAGTCCCCTATGCGTCTCTGGTGGCCACCATCCTCTGCTTCTCCGGAGTCGCCTTGTTCTGTGGTTGTGGGCACGTGGCTCTCGCGGGCACCGTGGCGATTCTTGAGCAACACTTCTCTACCAACACCAGTGACCACGCCTCGCTGAGCGACGT AATCCAGCTGATGCAGTATGTCATCTATGGAATTGCGTCCTTTTTCTTCCTGTATGGGATCATTCTGTTGGCAGAAGGCTTTTACACCACGAGCGCAGTGAAAGAGCTGCACGGGGAATTTAAAACCACCGCCTGTGGCCGATGCATCAGTGGAATG TTTGTCTTCCTGACCTATGTGCTGGGAGTGGCCTGGCTGGGCGTATTTGGTTTCTCTGCCGTGCCCGTGTTTATGTACTACAACATATGGTCAACTTGTGAAGTCATCAAGTCACCCCAGACCAACGGGACAGCCGGTGTGGAGCAGATCTGCGTGGATATCCGACAATACG GTATCATTCCTTGGAATGCTTTCCCAGGAAAAATATGTGGCTCTGCCCTAGAGAACATCTGCAACACAAATGAG TTCTACATGTCCTATCACCTGTTCATTGTGGCTTGTGCAGGAGCTGGTGCCACCGTCATTGCCCTG CTGATCTACATGATGGCTACCACTTATAACTATGCGGTTTTGAAGTTTAAGAGTCGGGAAGATTGCTGCACTAAATTCTAA